Proteins from a genomic interval of Sporolactobacillus sp. Y61:
- a CDS encoding IS256 family transposase, which translates to MQNYRNYGNMTIHELASQCESVDDVQTMIRDLFKETLQVIFEAEMDHHLGYEKHAFVGNNSGNSRNGYSKKSIKSKYGNMTLDIPRDRNGAFKPQIIKKHETALNGLDHQIIGLYAKGMSTRDIEDHMRDLYGISVSPAMVSKVTDKVLPLIYDWHSRPLEKVYTIVYLDAIHFKVKQDHRIVNKAAYTVLGINTEGMKDILGLWIGENESASFWLSVCNDLKSRGVEDILIACKDGLSGFSEAINAAFPKTRIQLCVIHQLRNSIKYISTKNRQPFLNNIKKVYKAFTIEQAELAFEEVKKNWADKYPRVIASWETNWLELTAYFEYPTEIRKIIYTTNTVEGFHRQLRKVTKSKNAYPTDDALRKIIYLATMDITKKWTLAIPGWFECRAQLRIIFGDRFTSSLPDKDL; encoded by the coding sequence ATGCAAAATTATCGCAACTACGGTAACATGACAATTCATGAACTTGCCAGCCAATGTGAAAGTGTCGATGATGTCCAAACAATGATTCGTGATTTATTCAAAGAGACCCTTCAAGTGATTTTTGAAGCTGAAATGGACCATCATTTGGGTTACGAGAAGCACGCTTTTGTAGGAAATAATTCTGGAAACAGCCGCAATGGTTACAGTAAGAAGTCGATCAAATCCAAGTATGGAAACATGACCCTGGACATTCCAAGAGATCGAAATGGGGCCTTTAAACCCCAAATTATTAAGAAACATGAGACCGCCCTGAACGGTTTGGATCATCAAATTATTGGCTTGTATGCTAAAGGGATGTCTACCCGCGATATTGAAGATCATATGCGCGATCTCTATGGGATCAGTGTTTCACCAGCCATGGTGAGTAAGGTTACCGATAAAGTGCTTCCCCTTATCTATGACTGGCATTCTCGTCCCTTAGAGAAAGTCTACACGATCGTTTATCTGGATGCCATTCACTTCAAAGTGAAGCAGGATCATCGGATTGTGAATAAGGCTGCGTACACCGTACTTGGCATCAATACGGAAGGAATGAAAGATATTCTCGGGCTCTGGATTGGTGAAAATGAGAGTGCCAGTTTCTGGCTTAGCGTCTGCAATGACTTGAAAAGCCGAGGTGTCGAAGACATCCTCATTGCCTGTAAAGACGGGCTTTCCGGCTTCTCCGAAGCCATCAATGCGGCCTTCCCAAAGACGCGCATTCAGCTCTGTGTGATTCACCAGTTGCGCAACAGTATCAAGTATATATCGACTAAAAATCGCCAGCCTTTTCTCAACAATATTAAAAAAGTCTATAAAGCCTTTACTATTGAACAGGCAGAATTAGCCTTTGAGGAGGTCAAGAAAAATTGGGCGGATAAATATCCAAGAGTTATTGCATCCTGGGAGACCAACTGGTTAGAACTCACAGCTTATTTTGAGTATCCAACTGAAATCAGAAAGATAATTTATACAACCAACACCGTTGAAGGGTTCCACCGTCAACTCAGAAAAGTGACCAAGTCAAAGAATGCTTACCCTACCGATGATGCGTTGCGAAAGATTATCTATCTGGCTACGATGGACATCACAAAAAAGTGGACGTTAGCCATTCCAGGATGGTTTGAATGCAGGGCGCAACTCCGGATCATTTTTGGGGACCGCTTCACGTCCAGTCTCCCAGACAAAGACTTATGA
- a CDS encoding IS1634 family transposase, giving the protein MYLRRVSRKNKDGRTVAYLQLAQNEWDSKAKYAKARVIYSFGREDQLDVDALRRLVESISRYLSPEEALRAQSKIGQAADFAFKASKRLGGVWTLDQLWKMLSMDQIIHELLAGRKHDIDVERLIFAMVANRALDPTSKLGLEEWIQDEVALPGLNEAHVHQFYRAMDLLLEMRSQLEEQVYFSTANLLNLEVDLIYFDTTSSYFEVEPQEAPEKENLRKLGYSKDKRSDLLQVVIGMAVTKEGLPIRCWVWPGNTADKTVVEEAKKDLVGWKLGRVISVMDRGFSTEDNLTTLQRAGGHYIVGEPMRSGKKIVDEAMSRKGRYQKVRNPLEVKEIVVGDGEKRQRFILAYNSKEAEKDKKQRERLVRDLEMALEDLHQLPEKTYTKAACALRSHKLYGRYLRQLKGGQLRINRQALRDAARYDGKYLIRTSDDTLPAEEVALGYKNLMAVENGFRTLKSTLCLRPMYHRIEDRIKTHVLLNWLALLLIRLAELKTGETWPKLKHTMDQMVLGKFSSKKGDFYQRTEITAKQHEIIKTLGIKVPRKISRIDLKS; this is encoded by the coding sequence ATGTACTTACGAAGGGTTTCTCGAAAAAATAAAGATGGTCGTACAGTAGCCTATCTGCAGCTAGCTCAAAATGAGTGGGATTCCAAGGCCAAATATGCCAAAGCAAGGGTGATTTATTCGTTCGGTCGCGAGGATCAACTGGATGTTGACGCGCTCCGTCGGCTGGTGGAAAGCATTTCAAGGTATCTCTCTCCTGAAGAAGCCCTGCGGGCTCAGTCTAAGATTGGTCAGGCGGCTGATTTTGCTTTCAAAGCATCCAAAAGGCTGGGTGGAGTCTGGACACTGGATCAGCTCTGGAAAATGCTGAGCATGGATCAAATCATTCATGAATTATTGGCGGGTCGTAAACATGATATCGACGTCGAACGACTCATCTTCGCTATGGTGGCCAATCGAGCTCTGGATCCAACAAGCAAGCTGGGGCTTGAGGAGTGGATACAGGATGAAGTGGCACTGCCCGGACTCAATGAGGCACATGTCCATCAGTTTTACCGTGCCATGGATTTACTCCTGGAAATGCGCAGCCAGCTGGAGGAACAGGTTTATTTTTCGACAGCGAATCTACTGAATCTTGAAGTCGACCTGATCTATTTTGATACAACCTCGTCCTACTTTGAGGTTGAGCCCCAGGAAGCTCCGGAAAAGGAAAATCTGCGAAAGCTGGGCTATTCCAAAGACAAACGTTCGGATCTGCTGCAGGTGGTCATCGGCATGGCCGTTACGAAGGAAGGCTTGCCCATCCGATGTTGGGTCTGGCCAGGTAACACGGCGGATAAAACAGTCGTTGAAGAGGCCAAAAAGGATTTGGTTGGCTGGAAGCTGGGACGGGTGATCAGTGTGATGGACCGTGGCTTTTCCACGGAGGACAATCTAACGACGCTGCAGCGTGCCGGAGGGCATTATATTGTTGGTGAGCCCATGCGTTCCGGTAAGAAAATTGTGGATGAAGCAATGTCCCGTAAGGGACGTTATCAAAAGGTTCGCAACCCTCTTGAAGTTAAGGAGATTGTCGTCGGGGACGGAGAAAAGCGGCAGCGTTTTATCCTCGCCTACAACTCAAAAGAAGCAGAGAAAGATAAGAAACAGCGGGAACGACTGGTTCGTGATTTGGAGATGGCTCTGGAAGACTTACATCAGTTGCCTGAAAAGACGTATACCAAAGCGGCCTGTGCCCTGCGGTCACATAAGCTTTATGGTCGTTATCTTCGCCAGCTGAAGGGCGGGCAGCTGAGAATTAATCGGCAGGCGCTTCGAGATGCAGCGCGCTATGACGGGAAATACCTAATTCGAACATCGGATGACACCCTGCCCGCAGAAGAAGTGGCGCTGGGATACAAGAACCTGATGGCTGTAGAAAATGGATTCCGAACCTTAAAGTCTACACTCTGTCTTCGACCGATGTACCATCGGATCGAGGATCGGATTAAGACGCACGTTTTGCTGAACTGGCTGGCTCTGCTTCTCATTCGGCTGGCGGAACTGAAGACCGGTGAAACCTGGCCAAAACTGAAACATACCATGGATCAGATGGTTTTGGGCAAATTTTCTTCGAAAAAAGGAGACTTCTATCAAAGGACGGAAATCACCGCAAAACAGCATGAAATCATTAAGACTCTTGGGATAAAGGTTCCTCGAAAGATAAGTCGAATCGACCTTAAATCTTAG
- the ilvB gene encoding biosynthetic-type acetolactate synthase large subunit, whose protein sequence is MTVKAGHDRDTGADALMRLISRSGTDVLFGYPGGAVLPIYDAVYRHHMRHILTRHEQGAVHAAEGYARVSGKPGVVLATSGPGATNLITGLMDALIDSLPLVVFTGQVTRGAINTDAFQEADVVSMTAPATKHNFRVRSADELPEVVAEAFYLATSGRPGPVLVDLPKDICAGSLENVPESIHDVVLPGYHVTKTADIRAVQRLAAALQTAERPVLLSGAGVIHSGAADRLRDFAERCHLPVVTTFLGLGSFPGSHPLFLGMGGMHGTFAANMALSECDLLVNIGSRFDDRLTGNIEKFAPDAQVAHVDIDPSEIGKVVKTDYGLVGDAGTVLCQLEEALNAPLPDHGSWLNHLRDYRAAHPLHYDHQQSKRELLPQYVIERICRFAGPDAVVATDVGQHQMWTAQYYRIESPGHLVSSGGLGTMGYGLPAAIGAQIAAPGKKVVAILGDGGFQMTIQELAVIAGQKLPVNIFILNNHTLGMVRQWQESFYGERYAASIPDVQPDFVRLAESYGITARRLSDPGKASETIKAALEADTPILIDCVVKQMENVTPMVPPGKGLMEMTGA, encoded by the coding sequence TTGACTGTAAAGGCGGGACATGACAGGGATACGGGGGCAGATGCTCTGATGCGTCTGATCAGCCGGTCGGGAACGGACGTCCTGTTCGGCTATCCGGGCGGAGCGGTTCTGCCGATTTATGATGCGGTTTACCGGCATCATATGCGCCACATCCTGACGAGACATGAGCAGGGTGCGGTGCATGCGGCGGAGGGTTATGCCAGGGTTTCGGGGAAACCGGGTGTCGTGCTGGCAACGAGCGGTCCGGGCGCGACAAATCTGATTACGGGTCTGATGGATGCGCTGATCGATTCACTCCCCCTGGTTGTCTTTACCGGACAGGTGACGCGCGGTGCAATCAATACCGATGCGTTCCAGGAAGCGGACGTGGTCAGTATGACCGCTCCGGCAACGAAGCATAATTTCCGGGTCCGAAGTGCAGACGAACTGCCGGAAGTTGTTGCTGAAGCGTTTTATCTCGCAACAAGCGGACGTCCGGGTCCGGTTCTGGTGGATCTGCCAAAGGATATTTGCGCAGGTAGTCTGGAGAACGTCCCGGAGTCTATCCATGATGTTGTGCTGCCCGGTTATCATGTGACGAAAACAGCAGATATCCGGGCTGTACAGAGACTGGCTGCTGCGCTGCAAACCGCTGAACGACCGGTGCTGCTTTCCGGGGCAGGCGTCATTCATTCCGGTGCAGCTGACCGGCTTCGGGATTTTGCTGAACGCTGTCATTTACCGGTTGTGACGACTTTTCTCGGTCTCGGCAGCTTTCCCGGATCTCATCCGCTGTTTCTCGGGATGGGCGGCATGCATGGCACGTTTGCGGCCAACATGGCGCTTTCCGAGTGCGATCTGCTCGTCAATATCGGCTCGCGGTTCGATGACCGGCTGACCGGGAATATTGAAAAATTTGCTCCGGATGCACAGGTTGCCCATGTGGATATTGATCCGTCGGAAATTGGAAAAGTGGTAAAGACCGATTATGGCCTGGTCGGCGATGCCGGCACGGTGCTCTGTCAACTGGAGGAGGCGCTGAACGCTCCGCTCCCGGATCACGGCAGCTGGCTGAATCATCTGCGCGATTATAGGGCGGCACATCCGCTGCATTACGATCACCAGCAGTCGAAAAGGGAGCTGCTGCCCCAGTACGTTATCGAGAGAATCTGCCGTTTTGCCGGTCCTGATGCGGTGGTCGCGACCGATGTCGGACAGCACCAGATGTGGACTGCCCAGTATTACCGGATCGAGTCCCCGGGACATCTGGTCTCCTCAGGCGGACTGGGTACGATGGGTTACGGCCTTCCTGCAGCGATCGGTGCGCAAATAGCCGCACCCGGGAAAAAAGTTGTGGCTATCCTCGGCGATGGTGGTTTTCAGATGACGATTCAGGAGCTGGCTGTGATTGCCGGACAGAAACTTCCGGTGAACATCTTTATTTTGAACAATCATACGCTGGGCATGGTGCGCCAGTGGCAGGAATCTTTCTACGGTGAGCGGTACGCGGCATCTATTCCGGATGTACAGCCTGATTTTGTCCGCCTCGCGGAAAGTTACGGCATTACCGCCCGGCGCCTTTCCGATCCGG